The DNA sequence CGCCCGGACGGACGGTGCCCGCACGGTGGTTGTCCCCGCCCCCGCCCACCGGTCCCGGTGTCGGCCACGAAGAAGTGGAAGCACGACCATGCGCACACACCCCCGCCGCCTGCTGCGCGGCACCGCCCTCGTCTGCGCCCTCGCCCTGGGCGCCACCGCCTGCGGCGGATCCGACGACGAGGGATCCGCACCGAAGACGGTCTCCGAGGCCGACGTCCGCGCCGCGCTCGACAAGGGCGGCTCCCTCACCGTCTGGGCGTGGGAACCCACGCTGAAGCAGGTGGTCGCCGACTTCGAGAAGGAGCACCCGAAGGTCGAGGTGAACCTCGTCAACGCGGGCACCGGCAACGACCAGTACAAGGCGCTGCAGAACGCCATGTCCGCCAAGAAGGGCGTCCCGGACGTCGCCCAGGTCGAGTACTACGCCATGGGCCAGTACGCGCTGACGAAGCAGCTCACCGACCTCGAGGGCTTCGGCGCCGACAAGCTCGCCGACCGGTACTCCCCCGGCCCGTGGAACGGCGTGAAGGCCGGCGGCGAGGGGATCTACGGCCTGCCCATGGACTCCGGCCCGATGGCGCTGTTCTACAACAAGGCGGTCTTCGACAAGCACAAGATCAAGGTGCCCACGACGTGGGACGAGTACGTGGACGCGGCCCGCGACCTGAAGAAGGCGGACCCGAAGGCGTACATCACCAACGACGCCGGCGACGCGGGCTTCGCCACCAGCCTCCTGTGGCAGGCCGGTTCACGCCCGTACGACGTCGACGGCACCACGGTGGGGATCGACTTCTCCGACGAGGGCGCCAAGACCTACACGGACACCTGGCAGAAGCTCCTCGACGAGAAACTGGTCGCGCCCGTCACCAGCTGGTCCGACGACTGGTACAAGGGCCTCGGCGACGGCACCATCGCCACCCTGGCCATCGGCGCCTGGATGCCCGCCAACCTCGCCTCCGGAGTGAAGGACGCCGCCGGTGACTGGCGCGTCGCCCCGCTGCCGCAGTGGCAGGCGGGCGGCCGG is a window from the Streptomyces capillispiralis genome containing:
- a CDS encoding ABC transporter substrate-binding protein, giving the protein MRTHPRRLLRGTALVCALALGATACGGSDDEGSAPKTVSEADVRAALDKGGSLTVWAWEPTLKQVVADFEKEHPKVEVNLVNAGTGNDQYKALQNAMSAKKGVPDVAQVEYYAMGQYALTKQLTDLEGFGADKLADRYSPGPWNGVKAGGEGIYGLPMDSGPMALFYNKAVFDKHKIKVPTTWDEYVDAARDLKKADPKAYITNDAGDAGFATSLLWQAGSRPYDVDGTTVGIDFSDEGAKTYTDTWQKLLDEKLVAPVTSWSDDWYKGLGDGTIATLAIGAWMPANLASGVKDAAGDWRVAPLPQWQAGGRASAENGGSALTLPELGGNEALAYAFVEYANAGKGVDTRVKGGAFPATTAQLNSPAFQNTEFPYFGGQQANRIFAESAANVADDWSYLPYQVYANSIFNDTVGKAYVSGTKLADGLKSWQDASVKYGEEQGFTVEK